The DNA window TGCTCGACAGGTAGATTTGCTTGCCTGCCGCGATCGCTTCGCCGGCGGACGCGGAATCGGTAATGGCATTGGCGCCCGCGACCACACTGGTCGCGGTAATGACAAGATCGGTCATGGGAGGTCTCCGGTTGAAGGGAACGACTAGACGCCGACTTTCTTGAAGGGCCAGATCAAGGCCTCATAGCCGAGCGGCAGGAAATTCGAGACCGCATCGACCGTCACAGCCTCACGGTTCTGGTAGAGATGCCCGACATGCAACAGGATGGCCGCCTTGAGCGACAGCGGCACCTCGTCGACAGGCGTGCCGGCCACGAAGAAAACCGACACGGCATCCGGGCGGCGATAGACCTGCGGCCACTGCGAGCCCGGCTCAACCGCCACGTAGGAACTCTGGCTGTCGGCGAGCAGCCTGTAGGTCGAGCTGGATAACGTCTGCTGTTGGTTCTCGGCGTCTCGATATTCAACGATCAAGCCGTCTTCCTGAACAGGATCCTTCGGCAGTCGCAGATATTCGAAGCTGCCGAAGTCCTGCCGCCAGGACTGGGTGACGATGGCGATGTCCAGGATCTTTTCGAGATGCGCCGTGGCCGCACCGATGAGCGCCTCGAGCAGCAAATCGTCGTCATCGAAATCGACGCGACAGTGCAGCTTCACCTCGTCGAGAGAGACGGGTGTTTCGTCAGGCGCTTCGGTGCGGACAGGAGCAAGCATGGAACTAGGCGACCAGGATGTGGAACGCACCCACCTTGGTCGCGCCGCCCGAGGCGATGCTGATCTTGACGCGGTCGTTGGCCAGGCCGGGACGGGCGAGGACAGCAGTACCTGCGGCAGCGTAGAGCGCTGCAACGCCGGCGGTGGAATGCGTCGGAACGCGAGGCGCGCGAGCCGCCGATGCGTTGACGTCGTTCTCCGCCCAGAGGGTCTTGCCCGTCGCCTCCGACGTGATGGTGAAATCGACGCCGTTGGCGAAGGGATTGGCACCCCCATCCTTGATGTATTCGATTTCATGGATTTCGCCGGACAGGCGCGGCGTATAGGCGACGGCATTGCCGGAGCCGTCAGTGGTAACGGAAACCTTGTAGCGCTTCATGATAGTGCTCTCCTGTGGTGGCGCGCGCGCCGGTTGATGGCAGTCAGGATCAGGCTTTCGCCTTGCCCCTCTTACCGGTTGCGGCCTTGTTCGCCGGGGCGGCGGACTCGGCCTTGTTTTTCGGAGCCGGCTCGGATTTCTGGTCGGTCGCGTCTGCCGGGCCGATCAGGGTCAGCGACTTGCCGACCAGGTGCGCGACCGTGGCTTCGTCGGCCTCGCGGATATCGCCTTCAGCGAAGGCGCCGTGTTCGCGGATGACGCGGTATTTCATGATGGACATGCTTACTCTCCTTCGGTTCGGAGAGCGGGCGGCACAGTGCCGCCCGCCTTGCCGAGCCGAACGCCGTCAGGCAGCGAGCGCGGTGTCGAAGTCGCCGTAGATGAATGCCTCCGGCCGGTAGACGGCCAACGCCAGACGCTCTTCAGCCAGAACCGTCACCAGGTTCTTGATGAAGTCGTCATTGACGTAGCCGGTCTCGACGCGCGCATCCCAGCGGTCGAACACCTGGGCGCCGAGCTTGAAGGCGCCGGTCAGGAACTTGCGCACCGTCATCGCCTGGGTGGCGACCACCGGCAGGCCCCAGAGGGTCGGGCCGGTCGTGCCCTGCGGATTGCCGATGATGTAGCGACCCTGGCTGTCCTTCAGCGTTTCGATTCCGGCCCAGTCGGTCGGGTGCATGACGTGACCTGTAGCCGGATACTCGGCGAGAGCCGCCTGCAGCATTGCGAGCCGCAGGACGTCCATGATGTTCAGGTCCGCAAGGTTGATGGGAGCCGAGTACGCGGTAGCCTGGGGAATGATGCCGTTCAGGTTCTGGCCGGTGCCGTCCCCCTTGAGCAGTTGCGCTTCTTCCACGTAAGCCAGGCCGTAGATCAGGCGCTGGTCGATCAGCGAGCGAAGCTGGCTGATGTCGGAAAGAACCTGCTTGGAGGCCTTGGTCCAGTGCGCGATGACCTTTGCAGAAGTCGTGACCAGATCGAACTGGATGTCGGACTCCGGCTTGGTTGCGGCTTCGGCGACGGGAGCGGCATTGTTGTTGAACCCGGTTTCCTTGACGTATTCCAGCGTGTTGCCGTCCATGCGGCCTTCGGAGAGAAGGTCGCGGACCGTCAGGCGGCGCTGCGGCAACGGCAGGATGCCAGGCAGGCGCGTGCTGTCGATGGCATCGCCGACCGAGCCGGCCGCATTGGTCGTTGCCGACGTCAACGTCGTCTTGATGCGCAGGTCGGACCCGCGACCACTCTTGGAAAAGCCACTTTCCTGCCACGCCTTGAATTCGTCGGTCTCTGTGAACATCTCGCCGATGGTCTTCTTCGGCTCGTCGTCATTGCCGCCCTTCGCCCGCGCAAGCTTCTGCTCGATCTCGGACACTTGCGCCTGGAGGCCGTTCATCTTGGTCAGGGTTTCGTCGGCCTTGGCCTTTTCGCTTTCCGTCATGTCGATGCCCTTCTTGGCATCGGCGACAGCCTTTTCAGCGATTGCCTTCACCTCGTCGAAGGACTTCTGGAACTTGGCGGTAACGTCCTTGGCCAGCGCCTCGATGTCGACGCCGCCGTCGTTCGGCTTGTCGAATGCGATGCGCGGAGCGAAGCGGGAATAGGCCATGCCGGCGACAAGCGCGGCGATGCCCCCCGCAAGGATGCGGTGGTGAGTCATTGAAAGTCTCCTGTATCGGTTAAGGGCTTCAGCCGGCCTTCAGCATTTGCAGGAAGCGCTCGGCCTGTTCGTTCGCCTTCTCGCCCTCGGACTCGCTCCGAATGGCCTTTGCATAGCCGACAGAGGCGATCTGTACGGCCATGGCCTTCGGGACCCCTGCCTCGCGCAGGAGATCCTCGAATTCCTTGACAGGCATGGGGTCGCCATCGCGCAATCGGCAGGCGAACTCTTCCATGCGTTCCGATTTGACGGCCTCGATCCGCGCGCGGCGGTTGGCCGGGAAAGTGACAGGGCTGATCTCATAAAGGTCGAGCTTCTTGAGAAGGCGCACGGCGCCATCCTGATCCGTGTCGGTCTCGCGGTAGCCGATCGACAGGCCGCCTATGGCCTTGGCTTTGGCAAGCGTGTGAACCTCGCGCGCCTTCTGAATATCGAGCAGGAACCTGCCCTTTCCCCACAAGCCTTTCGCATCCTCGGCGAGATCATCCCAGACACCGATCGGCTGATAGGAATCGTGGTTCCAAAGCATGAGGACATTCGAGCCCTCGCGCTTGTGGCGCGCCAGGCTCTCAACGAAGGCGCCCGGCATGACCTTCTCGCCGTAGACGTCGACATTGCCGAAGACGGAGCCATAGCCTTCGAACGTGCCGTCATCCGACAGGTCCTTGACCTGCAGGGCGAAATCCTTGGTTTTCATTTCGGACCTCCGATCAGGGGATGTTCGTCTGGTGTTGCGGTGATGGGCACGTTCTGCATCTGCATTCGCGGCACATCGCCGCCTTCGACCTTCGGCAGGTTTTCGAGCGCCCGCACCTCATTGATGGTCATGGCGCCAATGGACGTCATCTCGCGATAGAAGGCCGAGCGACCGGCACTGTCGGCGCGCAACAGACCTTCGATGCTGAATTCGATCGACACGCCCGCGGCGCGATCCTGCGGCGTCAACAGTTGCTGTTCCAATGCCTGCTCGATGCGCTTGAGACGACGGCGCAACGTGAATTTCTGCAGGATCAGGCCTTGCTGCTCGACACCGGTCGGCCAGCTGGTGGTTTTCGACGTGTGACCGATCATGACAGGCGGAACGCCGAAGAAACGGCAGATCTCCTCGACCGAAAAACCACGCGATTCCAGCATCTGCGCGTCTTCGGGGTTCAGCGTGAACTGCACCCAGTCCGTGCCGCCCTCGAGGATCAGCGGCCTTCCGGCGTTGTCGGAGCCGATCTTATCGGCGAGCTTCTTTTCGGCGACGTCGCGCTGCTCAGCGGTCAGCCATTTATCGAATTTGAGGCCACCCGAGGGGCGCAGGCCGTTGGCGAAGGTCTTGCCGGCCGCCTTGTCGGTCGCCCTGGCAAGCGAGAAAGCATGGCGACCGAAGTGCAGCGTCGACATGCCGCCAAGCGGATCGCCGCCTGGACCGCGAATGTGCAGCATCGTCTGATCAGTCTCGACGAAGGCGTTGCCTTCAAAGGACCATCGATATTCAATCGTGCCATTCGCCAGCCGCCGAACCGACACCAGGTCCGGGCGGATCGGCACGATGGACACGATCCTCGCGCCCTCACGCACCACGCGGGCGTAACCATTTCCCCACAGTTCGACGGAAGCCGCGATGAAGTCCCAGAAGTCGACCGCCGTCTGATCGAAATTCGGGCTGTCGTGCAGGATCCGGTAGAGCGGATGATCCTTCGCGACAGTGCGGGTGCCGCCGGCGCTCGTCTGGTAGACCATCAGCGGCAGCGAGGAGATCGTGCCGGCAAGAAGATTGACGCAAGCCCAGACCGCCGAAAGCGCTAACGCGGTGTTGCCTGTGACCGGCTCGCCGGCATCGCCGATCTGGCCAGTCGGATACCAGCCATCGGGCTGACGCACCGTGAGGGAGCGCACAACGATATCGGCCATCTTGCGAAATAGGTTCAAGCGGCACCTGCTAGGGATTTGAAGTAATCGCCGATGTTGCCATCGGGCGACGCCTCGGGGTTCCAGCTCATCAGGATCGCCGCGCAAAGCATGGCGATGACCGGATCAATCTTCGTGCGGCCGGCCGCCTGCTTGGTGGCCATGTTGCCGTTGCCCTTGACCTCGATCTTCACGTTGCCGACCGACCAGGCCATCATCGCAGAGCCGTCATGGCTGATCGTGTCGTCGCTCAGCTTGTGCTCAAGGCCCCAGAGTGCCGGCGAGAGCGCCGGACCCTGACGAAGGCGATGCAGCATCAGGCCAGTGATGTTCTTCAGCGCAAGCGCATCAACGAAAGCGGCGATGTTGTTCGGGTCGAAACCGACGGCATTCTTTTCCGGCATCAAGCCGGCGTCGCGCACCTGGGCGGCGATCTCGGCGATCTTCTCGATGTATTTCGAGACCTCACAGAAGGTCAGCGAGCCCTCCGCCTGGAAATCCAGGAGCCGAGGTGCGATTTCCTTGCGGATTTTCAGCACGTTCGGATGCGCAAAAGCATGCGTCCAGACCAGCCAGCGGCGCGTGACCTTCTCGCGACCAATGACGCAGA is part of the Mesorhizobium loti genome and encodes:
- a CDS encoding head-tail connector protein, with the translated sequence MLAPVRTEAPDETPVSLDEVKLHCRVDFDDDDLLLEALIGAATAHLEKILDIAIVTQSWRQDFGSFEYLRLPKDPVQEDGLIVEYRDAENQQQTLSSSTYRLLADSQSSYVAVEPGSQWPQVYRRPDAVSVFFVAGTPVDEVPLSLKAAILLHVGHLYQNREAVTVDAVSNFLPLGYEALIWPFKKVGV
- a CDS encoding phage major capsid protein, with amino-acid sequence MTHHRILAGGIAALVAGMAYSRFAPRIAFDKPNDGGVDIEALAKDVTAKFQKSFDEVKAIAEKAVADAKKGIDMTESEKAKADETLTKMNGLQAQVSEIEQKLARAKGGNDDEPKKTIGEMFTETDEFKAWQESGFSKSGRGSDLRIKTTLTSATTNAAGSVGDAIDSTRLPGILPLPQRRLTVRDLLSEGRMDGNTLEYVKETGFNNNAAPVAEAATKPESDIQFDLVTTSAKVIAHWTKASKQVLSDISQLRSLIDQRLIYGLAYVEEAQLLKGDGTGQNLNGIIPQATAYSAPINLADLNIMDVLRLAMLQAALAEYPATGHVMHPTDWAGIETLKDSQGRYIIGNPQGTTGPTLWGLPVVATQAMTVRKFLTGAFKLGAQVFDRWDARVETGYVNDDFIKNLVTVLAEERLALAVYRPEAFIYGDFDTALAA
- a CDS encoding HK97 family phage prohead protease; translation: MKTKDFALQVKDLSDDGTFEGYGSVFGNVDVYGEKVMPGAFVESLARHKREGSNVLMLWNHDSYQPIGVWDDLAEDAKGLWGKGRFLLDIQKAREVHTLAKAKAIGGLSIGYRETDTDQDGAVRLLKKLDLYEISPVTFPANRRARIEAVKSERMEEFACRLRDGDPMPVKEFEDLLREAGVPKAMAVQIASVGYAKAIRSESEGEKANEQAERFLQMLKAG
- a CDS encoding phage portal protein, which gives rise to MNLFRKMADIVVRSLTVRQPDGWYPTGQIGDAGEPVTGNTALALSAVWACVNLLAGTISSLPLMVYQTSAGGTRTVAKDHPLYRILHDSPNFDQTAVDFWDFIAASVELWGNGYARVVREGARIVSIVPIRPDLVSVRRLANGTIEYRWSFEGNAFVETDQTMLHIRGPGGDPLGGMSTLHFGRHAFSLARATDKAAGKTFANGLRPSGGLKFDKWLTAEQRDVAEKKLADKIGSDNAGRPLILEGGTDWVQFTLNPEDAQMLESRGFSVEEICRFFGVPPVMIGHTSKTTSWPTGVEQQGLILQKFTLRRRLKRIEQALEQQLLTPQDRAAGVSIEFSIEGLLRADSAGRSAFYREMTSIGAMTINEVRALENLPKVEGGDVPRMQMQNVPITATPDEHPLIGGPK